A region of the Dehalococcoidales bacterium genome:
TCATCGATTAAACCTCCTTGCGATTTTCAATTTATTTACTCTATGATGAAGTTTGTATAACTAAGGTCACTTAAAACTAGTTTAGCATATCTCAATCACAGGCACAAGTCAATCACTCGTTAGGGATAGTAATATCGTATAATTACCGCCGGTGTTTCTGACCGGTACTTACGCCACAAGTTAAGAGCTGCCAAAACACCCTTAAAGGCCTAAAATATGCCCTGGCGAGTTATATATACTATCCTAAGCCGGATATTATACCATAAGAGTATAAAATAGACAATACATAAAGTAGATAAAGTTCAACCCCGTCAAGGGAGGAAACGACCCCGGACGGGAGCGCACAAGAAATACTCATTTGACTATATCACCCGAAACATCCAGAATATAGAGCGATATGGACGCTATCGGCATCGCCATCTTTACCGTACTGGGGGCAGTTATCGCCAGCTTCCTCAACGTCTGCATCGACCGACTGCCCGCCCGGCAGTCGATAATCTCTCCCCCGTCCCACTGCCCGTCCTGCCGGCACCGCCTGGCGGTAAAAGACCTCGTTCCCGTTTTCAGCTACCTGGGACTGCGCGGACGCTGCCGCTACTGCCGGGCGACTATTCCCCGGCGCATTCTCTGGCTGGAGATTGCCAACGCCGCCCTCTTCGGCTACCTCTACGGCCAGTACGGCGCCGGAGCCGAGCTGGGCGTCATCGCCTCTTACTGCTGTTTGTTTATCGTGATTATGATCATCGACCTCGAGCGGGGCCTGATCCCCAACCGTATCGTCTACCCCGCCATGATAGCCGCTCTGCTCGTCAGCGTCTTCAGTGTCTTCCTGCCCGGGCTGGCCATCGTACCCGGGATCAAGTACGCCGCCATCGGCGGCGGCATCGGCTTCGGGATAGCGCTGCTGGTGGCCGTCTTGTCGCGGGGCGGCATGGGCTTCGGCGATGTCAAAATGGCAGCGCTGATGGGCCTTGTTATCGGCTATCCGATGATATTCTTTACCCTGATCCTGAGCGCAATAATCGGCGGTGTGGTCGCCCTGGTCCTGCTAATCACCAAAAAGAAGAAGCGCAGGGAAGGCATCCCCTTCGGCCCCATCCTCTCCATAGCAACCATCGTTACCCTGCTCTGGGGAAGCAGCATCCTCAACTGGTACCTGAGCCTGTTCTAGCCCTGATATCGCACATATCCAACATCACAGTCCTGCTTTCCGCAGCCTGTCTGCCTCTCAACATAATAAACAGTGAATAAACTGCTCCATTAATAAGTAATTCACCAACCGCTGAAATACCCCCTTGACAGGGTGTAGTATAATAGTACTAGTTCAATAGTATGAGCCAATACGTTAGGGTAAGCTAGTAATGGAACGGCGAAGGTCAAGTATCGAGGTAATAGCCGATATGCTCCGTCTCGGTGAAGCCGGCAAGACGGAAATAATGTACAGCGCCAACATGAGCTACTTCCAGCTGCAGAAATACCTCAAATTCCTGCTGGAGCTGAAGCTCATCGACAGGGTAATGATCGGCAACCCGGTGGTCACCTACAGGGTGACCAGGAAGGGATTAAAGCTGCTGAGGCATATCGATAACATCCTGGAGATACTCGAGTTCAAGGAAAAGGATGACTTCCAGTGACATCAAACGAAGGAGCTAGTATATGTCTGAAAAAAGAATGCTGATACTGCCGGCGGAGCTCGTTGATAAGATCGACGAAAACCGGGGCGACGTGGGCCGGGCGGAATTTATCGAGTTCCTCATCAGCGGCCAACTGAAGGAGGAAAGCAAGGAAGCCAGGCGCACCGGCAAAGCGGAAAGCTATGTCACCAAAGAGGAGCTGCGCTCCATAGAGCAGGACATCAAGAAGCTGCTGCGGAGTTTCATCGACTTCTTCGTCAATTACGGACTGGAGATCGGCAAACAATCACCCCGGGCCGAGTTTGAAGAGCTTATCGGCAAGCTGCAGGGACTGGAAAAGGACCTGAACTCCGATAACGATAACGAGAAGAAGGCGACCATTAAGTGGAAGTAGCCCGTTAGCAAGCTCCCGGCTCCGGACAAGCCGGCTTGGGCCTCTCTCTTTACTCAAGGAGAGAGGCTTTTTTTATTGCTATCTTTATTGCCGCCGGGGGATAGAACATTGTTCTAGAACAAGATACCTTCCTATATCCGCGATTCTCTGCAATAGTTATTGGCGGAGGAAGGTATTATGCTCTATATCATCCTGGGAATAGTCGGTTTTACGGTGATACACCTCTTCGACCTGGTCTCCCTGAAAAGGGTCCCCCGGGCCAAACCTGTCGTCTGGGCAGCGGGCAGCGGCCTGCTGGTCTACTCGCTGGTGATGATATGTCTGGCCCCGGAGAAGCTGGTATTGCCGGCGGGGCTGACCTGGCTGGGCTGGGGAATGCTCGCACTGTCCCTGCCCCTGTTAATACAATCGCTTTTCGTCGGCCTCCCCTTCCGCAAAACATACCTCACCACCGGCGTCGGCGACCGGCTGATAACAACCGGAATGTACTCTCTTACCCGCCACCCGGGGGTAATCTGGTTCACCATCCTGATGCTGGCCCTGATACCGGTGGCAGGATCGAGACTGCTGCTGCTGGCCGCACCGGTTTTCATTGCGCTGGACATCCTGCTGGTGACCATTCAGGACAAATTCATCTTCGGCAGGATGTTCGACGAATACGAAAGCTACCGGCGGCAGACGCCGATGCTGCTCCCAACTCGGAGCAGCCTGCACGCTTTCCTGGATTCCCTGCGCAAAAATAAAAATAAATCAATAAGCAATCACGGAGGTTACACAATGAGCAAAGAAGCAGAACTTATCGTTCAGGGTAAGAACGAAGAGCTATGGCAGCGGTGCTGCGGCTTCATCGACCTGAGCCTGGCGGAATGCATGAGCATCCAGCGGCGGCTGCTGCTGGAGCAGATAGGACTGCTGAAAAAGTGCAAGCTGGGCAGGAGCATCATGCGCCGGGCCAACCCCGAGACCGTGGATGAGTTCCGCCAGCAGGTACCGCTGACCACCTATTCCGATTATGAGCCGTTTCTCCTCACCCGGAATGAGAGCGCCCTGCCGGCGAAACCGCTTTTCTGGCAGCACACTTCGGGCAGGTCCGGTGAATACCCCTTCAAGTGGGCCCCCGTCACCACCCGGCAGTTCGAGGAAATACAGGCGCTGCTGTTCGGCTGTCTGGCCTTCTCCAGCTGCAAGCAAAAGGGCGAAATAGCCTACCGCAGAAAGGACAAGTTTCTCTATGCGCTCGCCCCGCCGCCCTACACCACCGGCTCGCTGATACACTATGCCCCCAACGAGGTCTTTGACTTCCTGCCGCCGGTCAAGGCAGTTGAGGGAATGTCCTTCGAGGACCGGATACGTCTCGGTTTCCAGATGGCCCTATCGGATGGGGTAGACCTCTTCTTCGCCTTATCCAGCGTAATAGTAGCCCTCGGCGACCGCTTCAGCCAGGGAAACGGCGACCTTGATCCAAGAATGCTGATGGGCAAACCGAAGACCCTGCTCAGGCTGCTCAAGGGCGTTGCGAAAAGCAAGCTGGCCCGCCGGCCCCTGCTGCCCCGGGATGTCTGGAAATTGAAAGGCTTGATCGGAACCGGTTCCGACAGCTCCGTATTCCGGGAAAAAATTAAGGAGATGTGGGGCAGATATCCCCTGGACGTCTACGGAGGTACCGAGGGCATTATTATGGCGACCCAGACCTGGGACTATCAGGGATTGAGCTTTATCCCCCACACCAACTTCTTCGAGTTTATTCCCGAGGAAGAGAGCCTGAAAGCTAAAGCCGATCCCCTCTACCAGCCGAAGACGGTGCTGCTGGATGAGGTCGAGGCAGGGGAGAACTACGAGCTGGTAATTACCAGCTTCCACGGCGGTCCCTTTGTCAGATATAAGCTGGGTGATATGATCCGTATCACCGCACTGCGTAACGAACGGCTCGATATCGACATTCCCCAGATGGAATATTACGCCCGCATTGATAATATGATCGACATCGCCGGATTTACCCGGTTAACGGAAAGGGTTATCTCGCAGGCGATAGAGAATACCGGTCTGGACTACGAGGACTGGACAGTACGCAAGGAACTGAGAGCTAAACCGGTACTGCACCTCTACCTGGAGCTTAAGGAGAACGGACACGTTACCGAGGAAGAGGTTGCCGTCTCCGTCCACGAGAAGCTCAAAGAACTGGACGCCCCCTACGCCGACCTAGAAACGTTCATCGGTCTGAGACCCCTGGAGGTCACCCTGCTACCCGAGAATACCTTCAGAAGCTATATGATCCGGCAGCAGGCTGCCGGTGCCGACCTGGCACACCTCAAGCCGCCGCACGTCAACCTCTCCGACAGCATCATAGACTCCCTGATCAACGGGTCTCTGGCCGAGCCGGTAGCACAGGAAGAGGACTACGAAGAGACGGTTAAACGCTACCGGATGAACCGCAGGAGACGCCAGCGCCAGCCTGCGACAACCAAAACAAACAAATGATAATAAGAGATGGAATATACCGGTCACTGAGATATCAAAATAGGCAGTAATCTAAGAGAGGTAATTCAAAATGTCTGATAATAACGGCGCCAATAACAATAAGCGGGTAGTGATTACCGGACTGGGAATAATCTGCCCGGTGGGACTGACTGTTTCTGAAGCCTGGTCCGGTCTCGTCTCGGGAAAGTCAGGGA
Encoded here:
- a CDS encoding prepilin peptidase produces the protein MDAIGIAIFTVLGAVIASFLNVCIDRLPARQSIISPPSHCPSCRHRLAVKDLVPVFSYLGLRGRCRYCRATIPRRILWLEIANAALFGYLYGQYGAGAELGVIASYCCLFIVIMIIDLERGLIPNRIVYPAMIAALLVSVFSVFLPGLAIVPGIKYAAIGGGIGFGIALLVAVLSRGGMGFGDVKMAALMGLVIGYPMIFFTLILSAIIGGVVALVLLITKKKKRREGIPFGPILSIATIVTLLWGSSILNWYLSLF
- a CDS encoding winged helix-turn-helix domain-containing protein, encoding MERRRSSIEVIADMLRLGEAGKTEIMYSANMSYFQLQKYLKFLLELKLIDRVMIGNPVVTYRVTRKGLKLLRHIDNILEILEFKEKDDFQ
- a CDS encoding GH3 auxin-responsive promoter family protein, which gives rise to MLYIILGIVGFTVIHLFDLVSLKRVPRAKPVVWAAGSGLLVYSLVMICLAPEKLVLPAGLTWLGWGMLALSLPLLIQSLFVGLPFRKTYLTTGVGDRLITTGMYSLTRHPGVIWFTILMLALIPVAGSRLLLLAAPVFIALDILLVTIQDKFIFGRMFDEYESYRRQTPMLLPTRSSLHAFLDSLRKNKNKSISNHGGYTMSKEAELIVQGKNEELWQRCCGFIDLSLAECMSIQRRLLLEQIGLLKKCKLGRSIMRRANPETVDEFRQQVPLTTYSDYEPFLLTRNESALPAKPLFWQHTSGRSGEYPFKWAPVTTRQFEEIQALLFGCLAFSSCKQKGEIAYRRKDKFLYALAPPPYTTGSLIHYAPNEVFDFLPPVKAVEGMSFEDRIRLGFQMALSDGVDLFFALSSVIVALGDRFSQGNGDLDPRMLMGKPKTLLRLLKGVAKSKLARRPLLPRDVWKLKGLIGTGSDSSVFREKIKEMWGRYPLDVYGGTEGIIMATQTWDYQGLSFIPHTNFFEFIPEEESLKAKADPLYQPKTVLLDEVEAGENYELVITSFHGGPFVRYKLGDMIRITALRNERLDIDIPQMEYYARIDNMIDIAGFTRLTERVISQAIENTGLDYEDWTVRKELRAKPVLHLYLELKENGHVTEEEVAVSVHEKLKELDAPYADLETFIGLRPLEVTLLPENTFRSYMIRQQAAGADLAHLKPPHVNLSDSIIDSLINGSLAEPVAQEEDYEETVKRYRMNRRRRQRQPATTKTNK